From a single Mycolicibacterium moriokaense genomic region:
- a CDS encoding cysteine dioxygenase — protein sequence MVTAISLPTRLRPPDLLHATDRYADDVLSGRYDRLLPAGGLPTTERWFTRLHGEDELDVWLISWVPDRSTELHDHGGSLGALTVVSGALQETRWDGQTLRHRRLTAGDQAAFPLGWVHDVVWAPDRDTSAPIVPTLSVHAYSPPLTAMSYYEVTPRKTLRRNRTELTDEPEG from the coding sequence ATGGTTACCGCCATCTCGCTGCCGACCCGACTGCGCCCGCCCGATCTGCTGCATGCCACCGACCGCTACGCCGATGACGTGCTTTCCGGCCGCTACGACCGCCTGCTGCCCGCGGGTGGGCTACCGACGACCGAACGCTGGTTCACCCGGCTGCACGGCGAAGACGAGCTCGACGTCTGGCTCATCAGCTGGGTCCCGGATCGTTCGACCGAGCTGCACGACCACGGTGGCTCCCTCGGCGCATTGACCGTGGTGTCCGGTGCGCTGCAGGAAACCCGTTGGGACGGCCAGACGCTCAGGCATCGACGCCTCACCGCCGGGGATCAGGCGGCGTTTCCGCTCGGCTGGGTGCACGACGTGGTGTGGGCGCCCGACCGGGACACCTCGGCGCCGATCGTCCCGACTCTGAGCGTGCACGCCTACTCGCCGCCGTTGACCGCGATGTCCTACTACGAGGTGACACCGCGAAAAACGCTGCGCCGCAACCGTACTGAACTCACCGATGAGCCGGAAGGATGA
- a CDS encoding zinc-binding dehydrogenase, with the protein MVDTMRAQRFYADSKTIAVEDVPIPEPGPGEVLVKVAFCGICHSDLSLINGTFPAMLPVVTQGHEASGTIAKLGPDVTGWKEGDRVVVAAGRPCMGCVNCRRGDVTNCLAIQLMAFAYDGGWAEYTVAQAFGLTRVPDNVPLEQAAILADAVSTPFGAVVRTGKVGIGESVGVWGVGGVGTHIVQLARLVGAVPVIAVDIKPEVLERALALGADHAFDARDDRLGEKIADVTGGRKLDVAFDAVGLKSTFEQALDSLTVGGRLVAVGMSAESPTVGPTSMFGLTQKHVLGHLGYQNVDIATLATLVSTGRLDISRSISDIVALDDVSVGIERLERQEGNPIRILVQP; encoded by the coding sequence ATGGTCGACACAATGCGGGCGCAGCGCTTCTATGCCGACTCGAAGACCATTGCGGTGGAGGATGTTCCGATACCGGAGCCCGGGCCCGGCGAGGTCTTGGTCAAGGTCGCGTTCTGCGGCATCTGCCACTCCGACCTCAGCCTTATCAACGGCACCTTCCCGGCAATGCTGCCCGTGGTGACCCAGGGTCATGAGGCGTCGGGCACGATCGCCAAGCTCGGACCCGACGTCACCGGCTGGAAGGAGGGCGACCGCGTGGTCGTCGCGGCTGGCCGCCCGTGCATGGGATGTGTGAACTGCCGCCGCGGCGACGTGACCAACTGCCTGGCCATCCAGTTGATGGCGTTCGCCTACGACGGCGGATGGGCGGAATACACCGTCGCGCAGGCGTTCGGCCTGACCCGGGTTCCCGACAACGTCCCGTTGGAGCAGGCGGCCATCCTGGCCGATGCGGTGTCGACGCCGTTCGGCGCGGTGGTGCGCACCGGCAAGGTCGGCATCGGGGAATCGGTCGGTGTGTGGGGCGTCGGCGGCGTCGGTACCCACATCGTGCAACTCGCGCGGCTGGTCGGCGCCGTGCCGGTGATCGCCGTCGACATCAAACCCGAAGTGCTCGAACGCGCGCTCGCCCTGGGCGCCGACCACGCGTTCGACGCGCGCGACGATCGACTTGGCGAAAAGATCGCCGACGTGACAGGGGGCCGCAAGCTCGACGTCGCCTTCGACGCGGTCGGCCTGAAGTCGACGTTCGAACAGGCTCTCGACAGCCTGACGGTGGGCGGCCGGCTGGTCGCCGTCGGAATGAGCGCCGAATCTCCGACCGTCGGACCGACCAGCATGTTCGGGCTGACGCAGAAACACGTGCTGGGCCACCTCGGCTACCAGAACGTCGATATCGCCACCTTGGCGACATTGGTTTCGACTGGGCGCCTGGACATCTCGCGTTCGATCAGCGACATCGTCGCACTCGATGACGTCAGCGTCGGCATCGAGCGGCTGGAACGGCAGGAGGGCAACCCGATCCGCATCCTGGTTCAGCCGTGA
- a CDS encoding Bax inhibitor-1/YccA family protein translates to MRESSNPVFRSLPKGQGGYAQFGTGAAGYGAQAVQADPYITQYPEQRQAGVARPLTIDDVVTKTGITLAVLAAVAAGTYFVVAQNLALAMPLWLVGMLGGLAMVLVATFGRKQDNPGIVLAYAVFEGLFLGAFSYIVANWMVQGVSAGSLISQAILGTFGVFFGMLVVYKTGAIRVTPKFTRFLVAALFGVVVLALGNLVASFFMDGLGPLRDGGPFAYLFSILCIGIAAFSFLLDFDQADQAIRAGAPEKAAWGIALGLTVTLVWLYTEILWLLSMFNSD, encoded by the coding sequence GTGCGGGAGTCCAGCAACCCGGTATTTCGTTCCCTGCCCAAGGGTCAGGGCGGCTATGCGCAATTCGGTACCGGAGCCGCCGGCTACGGCGCGCAGGCGGTACAGGCCGATCCTTACATCACCCAGTACCCCGAGCAGCGGCAGGCAGGCGTCGCCCGGCCGCTGACCATCGATGACGTCGTCACCAAGACCGGCATCACGCTGGCCGTGCTGGCGGCCGTCGCCGCGGGCACCTACTTCGTCGTCGCGCAGAACCTGGCGCTGGCCATGCCGCTGTGGTTGGTCGGCATGCTCGGTGGCCTGGCGATGGTGTTGGTCGCGACGTTCGGTCGCAAGCAGGACAACCCCGGAATCGTGTTGGCCTACGCGGTGTTCGAGGGCCTGTTCCTCGGCGCGTTCTCCTACATCGTGGCCAATTGGATGGTGCAGGGCGTCAGCGCCGGCTCGCTGATCAGCCAGGCCATCCTCGGTACGTTCGGCGTGTTCTTCGGCATGCTGGTGGTCTATAAGACCGGCGCCATTCGCGTGACGCCGAAGTTCACCCGCTTCCTGGTGGCCGCGCTGTTCGGCGTGGTGGTCCTGGCGCTGGGCAACCTGGTGGCGTCGTTCTTCATGGACGGTTTGGGCCCGCTGCGTGACGGTGGCCCGTTCGCGTACCTGTTCTCGATCCTCTGCATCGGCATCGCGGCGTTCAGCTTCCTGCTGGACTTCGACCAGGCCGACCAGGCGATTCGGGCCGGTGCGCCGGAGAAGGCCGCCTGGGGCATCGCCCTCGGCCTGACCGTCACGCTGGTGTGGCTGTACACCGAGATCCTCTGGCTGCTCAGTATGTTCAACAGCGACTAG
- a CDS encoding SDR family NAD(P)-dependent oxidoreductase, which yields MTGALAGRVALLTGASGGIGKAIARRLADEGADLCLSYGRNADDAEVAAAYARELGRRVTVVAADLSDPSAAADLVAHANAELGPVDLLVANAGTADVKGWRKIDLASWNATLAVNLTSPWLLAQQVLPAMVERKYGRILFISSVAALTGGVVGAHYAASKAGLHGLMHHLAPRVAADGVTVNSLAPALVGETKMFPADLETGTPPVPIPVGRIGRPDEVADMAIAMLRSGYLTNKVITLDGGILPRD from the coding sequence GTGACGGGGGCGCTGGCCGGCCGCGTCGCGCTGCTGACCGGCGCGTCCGGCGGCATCGGTAAGGCGATTGCGCGCCGGCTCGCCGACGAGGGTGCCGATCTGTGCCTGTCCTACGGGCGCAACGCCGACGACGCCGAGGTGGCCGCGGCCTACGCCCGCGAACTGGGCCGCCGGGTGACCGTCGTCGCGGCTGACCTGTCCGATCCCTCGGCGGCCGCTGACCTCGTCGCGCACGCCAACGCGGAGCTGGGCCCCGTCGACCTGCTCGTGGCCAATGCGGGTACGGCCGACGTAAAGGGTTGGCGCAAAATCGATCTGGCGTCCTGGAATGCGACGCTGGCGGTCAACCTGACCTCCCCGTGGTTGTTGGCGCAGCAGGTGCTGCCCGCGATGGTCGAGCGCAAGTACGGGCGCATCCTGTTCATCTCGTCGGTCGCCGCCCTGACCGGCGGTGTGGTCGGCGCCCACTATGCGGCGAGCAAGGCGGGACTGCATGGCCTCATGCACCACCTGGCACCGCGCGTCGCGGCCGACGGCGTCACGGTCAACAGCCTGGCGCCAGCCCTGGTGGGCGAGACGAAGATGTTTCCGGCCGACCTGGAGACCGGCACTCCCCCGGTCCCGATCCCCGTCGGCCGCATCGGTCGTCCCGACGAGGTTGCCGACATGGCAATCGCCATGCTGCGCAGCGGTTATCTGACCAACAAGGTCATCACCCTCGACGGCGGCATCCTGCCGCGCGATTAG
- a CDS encoding alpha/beta hydrolase, whose protein sequence is MTDTAEAVEDAPPQEEAPPKRPWWVRHYTFTGTALGLVFIWLSLTPSLLPRGPLFQGIVSGAAGAIGYGLGVFAVWLWRYMRSKDTSPPAPRRAWLGLLVVGAVGMLLMIFYFHRWQDEVRDLNGVARLEFWDYPWCAFLSIVVLFIFVEIGQLIGRLVRFLVRQLNRVAPPRISAVIVVALLLALSIALLNGVVVRFGMSALNKTFAAANDETDPEFGPPTSPLRSGGPGSAVTWESLGHQGRVFVSAGPTVEELTEFNGKPAMEPIRTYAGLHSADGIKATAALAAQELQRKGGLDREVVAVATTTGTGWINEAEASALEYMYNGNTAIVSMQYSFLPSWLSFLVDKENARQAGQALFEAVDGLIREMPEAERPRLVVFGESLGSFGGEAPFLALNNLIARTDGALFSGPTFNNTIWTQLTRNRDAGSPEWLPIFDKGENVRFAARSENLNRPDDPWGHPRVVYLQHASDPIAWWNPDLLFAEPDWLKEPRGYDVSGRMQWIPIVTFLQVSADMAVAVDVPDGHGHVYVKDVANAWADILQPPGWTPEKTEKLRPLLSNDENA, encoded by the coding sequence GTGACAGACACCGCTGAGGCCGTCGAGGACGCACCGCCGCAGGAGGAAGCGCCACCCAAGCGTCCGTGGTGGGTGCGTCACTACACCTTCACCGGAACGGCACTGGGCCTGGTCTTCATCTGGCTGTCCCTGACGCCGTCGCTGCTGCCGCGCGGGCCGTTGTTCCAGGGCATCGTCAGCGGTGCCGCGGGCGCGATCGGCTACGGCCTCGGCGTGTTCGCGGTATGGCTGTGGCGCTACATGCGATCGAAGGACACCAGTCCGCCGGCACCGCGCCGGGCCTGGCTTGGGCTCTTGGTCGTCGGGGCCGTCGGCATGCTCCTGATGATCTTCTACTTCCACCGCTGGCAGGACGAGGTGCGCGACCTCAACGGCGTAGCGCGCCTGGAGTTCTGGGACTACCCGTGGTGTGCGTTCCTGTCGATCGTGGTGCTGTTTATCTTCGTCGAGATCGGTCAGCTCATCGGCAGACTCGTACGTTTTCTGGTGCGCCAGCTCAATCGCGTTGCACCGCCCCGTATCTCGGCAGTTATCGTCGTTGCCCTGCTCCTCGCCCTGAGCATCGCGCTGCTCAACGGTGTCGTGGTGCGTTTCGGCATGAGCGCTCTGAACAAGACGTTCGCGGCGGCCAACGACGAGACCGATCCGGAGTTCGGACCGCCGACGTCGCCGTTGCGTTCGGGCGGGCCGGGCTCGGCGGTCACGTGGGAATCGTTGGGTCATCAGGGGCGGGTGTTCGTCTCGGCGGGCCCCACGGTCGAGGAGCTCACCGAGTTCAACGGCAAACCCGCCATGGAGCCGATCCGGACCTATGCGGGACTGCACTCCGCCGACGGCATCAAAGCGACCGCCGCACTGGCGGCCCAGGAGTTGCAGCGCAAGGGCGGTCTCGATCGTGAGGTGGTCGCCGTCGCCACCACGACCGGCACCGGCTGGATCAACGAGGCCGAGGCGTCGGCGCTGGAGTACATGTACAACGGCAACACGGCGATCGTGTCCATGCAGTACTCGTTCCTGCCGAGCTGGCTGTCGTTCCTCGTCGACAAGGAGAACGCGCGACAGGCCGGTCAGGCGCTGTTCGAGGCTGTCGACGGGCTGATTCGCGAGATGCCCGAGGCGGAGCGGCCACGACTGGTGGTGTTCGGTGAGAGCCTGGGCTCGTTCGGCGGCGAGGCGCCGTTCCTGGCTCTCAACAACCTCATCGCCCGCACCGACGGCGCGCTGTTCTCCGGCCCGACCTTCAACAACACGATCTGGACCCAACTGACCCGCAACCGCGACGCGGGCTCGCCGGAGTGGCTACCCATCTTCGACAAGGGTGAGAACGTCCGCTTCGCCGCGAGGTCGGAGAACCTCAACCGGCCCGACGATCCGTGGGGCCATCCGCGGGTGGTGTACCTGCAGCATGCGTCCGACCCCATCGCCTGGTGGAACCCGGATCTGCTGTTCGCCGAACCGGATTGGCTCAAGGAACCACGCGGATACGACGTGTCGGGGCGCATGCAGTGGATCCCGATCGTGACGTTCCTTCAGGTGTCCGCGGACATGGCGGTGGCGGTTGACGTGCCCGACGGCCACGGCCACGTCTACGTCAAGGACGTCGCCAACGCCTGGGCGGACATCCTCCAGCCGCCGGGCTGGACGCCGGAGAAGACGGAGAAATTGCGGCCGCTGCTCAGCAACGACGAAAACGCTTAG
- the lpqV gene encoding lipoprotein LpqV, whose translation MGRHSRHAVDAAAVMIVALAVGTGCSSGIGSEPATPSPAETTTTASKTTETQDTPTAAPGEVAVSPDGVTTAVGAPADSTEDEYFKACTAARDWMQQQGGDLKAQLEPYLKNVQTSDAPGPGTFDIPWSQLPPQRQAAVIVAAQAAADALCG comes from the coding sequence ATGGGCAGGCACTCTCGACACGCCGTCGACGCGGCGGCGGTCATGATCGTCGCCTTGGCCGTGGGCACCGGGTGCTCGTCCGGAATCGGGAGCGAGCCAGCCACGCCGTCGCCGGCCGAGACGACCACGACGGCATCGAAGACCACGGAAACCCAAGACACCCCCACCGCGGCCCCCGGCGAGGTCGCCGTATCCCCGGACGGTGTCACCACGGCCGTCGGAGCTCCCGCGGACTCCACGGAGGACGAGTACTTCAAGGCGTGCACGGCCGCGCGCGACTGGATGCAACAGCAGGGCGGTGACCTCAAGGCGCAACTCGAGCCGTATCTGAAGAATGTGCAGACCTCCGACGCACCAGGCCCGGGCACGTTTGACATCCCGTGGTCCCAGCTGCCTCCGCAGCGCCAGGCCGCAGTGATCGTGGCAGCTCAGGCTGCTGCCGACGCACTCTGCGGTTAG
- a CDS encoding enoyl-CoA hydratase/isomerase family protein has product MDENEDVLVNAQQGVGLITLNRPKAINSLTHPMVNAIAPVLTDWAADDDIRAVLVDGAGERGLCAGGDIVALYHSCRGPNQGKEAREFWYDEYRLNAQIGRFTKPYVVLMDGIVMGGGVGIGVHGNVRIVTDTTKMAMPEVGIGFIPDVGGTLYLSRTPGLLGLHAALTGAPFGGGDAIAMGFADHYVPHDALEDFKRIVIADGVDAAVAAYATEPPPSQLLAQRDWIDQCYSGDTVADILAALRDHGEGPAKDAADLIATRSPIALSVTLEAVRRAAKLATLEDVLRQEYRTSSGAARSHDFVEGIRAQVVDKDRNPKWSPDSLAAVTTADVEAYFAPADRELEFS; this is encoded by the coding sequence GTGGACGAAAACGAGGATGTCCTAGTAAACGCACAGCAAGGCGTCGGCCTGATCACCCTCAATCGGCCCAAGGCCATCAACTCGCTGACGCATCCGATGGTCAACGCAATAGCTCCCGTGCTGACCGACTGGGCGGCCGACGACGACATTCGGGCCGTCCTGGTCGACGGCGCCGGTGAACGCGGACTTTGCGCCGGTGGCGACATCGTCGCGCTGTATCACAGCTGCCGCGGCCCCAACCAGGGCAAAGAGGCGCGGGAATTCTGGTACGACGAATACCGGCTCAACGCCCAGATCGGCCGCTTCACGAAGCCCTACGTGGTCCTGATGGACGGCATCGTGATGGGCGGCGGCGTCGGCATCGGCGTGCACGGCAACGTCCGCATCGTCACCGATACGACGAAGATGGCGATGCCCGAGGTCGGCATCGGCTTCATCCCCGACGTCGGCGGCACGCTCTACCTATCACGGACGCCGGGCCTGCTCGGCCTGCACGCCGCGCTTACGGGCGCACCGTTCGGCGGCGGCGACGCGATCGCGATGGGCTTCGCCGACCACTACGTGCCCCACGACGCGCTCGAGGACTTCAAGCGCATCGTCATCGCCGACGGCGTCGACGCCGCCGTCGCGGCGTATGCCACCGAACCCCCGCCGAGTCAGTTGCTGGCCCAGCGGGACTGGATCGACCAGTGCTACTCCGGCGACACCGTCGCCGACATCCTCGCGGCGCTGCGCGACCACGGCGAGGGCCCGGCCAAGGACGCCGCCGATCTGATCGCCACCCGGTCGCCGATCGCGCTGTCCGTCACGCTGGAGGCGGTCAGACGCGCCGCGAAGCTCGCGACCCTGGAAGACGTTCTGCGCCAGGAGTATCGGACGTCGAGCGGAGCGGCGCGCAGCCACGACTTCGTCGAGGGCATCCGTGCCCAGGTCGTCGACAAGGACCGCAACCCGAAATGGTCGCCGGACTCGCTGGCGGCCGTGACCACTGCCGACGTCGAGGCATACTTCGCGCCGGCCGACCGCGAATTGGAGTTCTCATGA
- a CDS encoding patatin-like phospholipase family protein, translating into MTTKRALVLAGGGLAGIAWETGILRGIADESPATAEALLNTEVLVGTSAGSTVAAQLVSGLGLDELFERQTAATSTELSPRIGVDEITELFVAAMLQPGATTTQKLQKIGAIALSAETVPESVRRDVIANRLPSHDWPERDVRISAIDTATGELVSFDASSGVSLVDAVAASCAVPGAWPPVTIGDRRYMDGGVGSTVNMSLAADCDAAVVLVPQGKSSPSPFGDGTAAEIEAFAGATYAVFADDEALAAFGPNPLDPACRVPSALAGRQQGRRVAAEVADFIGR; encoded by the coding sequence GTGACGACGAAACGGGCGCTGGTGCTCGCCGGTGGTGGGCTGGCCGGTATTGCGTGGGAGACAGGCATTCTGCGTGGCATCGCCGACGAATCACCAGCGACGGCGGAAGCGCTGCTGAACACCGAGGTCCTCGTGGGAACGTCGGCGGGGTCGACGGTCGCCGCCCAGCTCGTCAGTGGGCTCGGTCTTGACGAGTTGTTCGAACGGCAGACCGCGGCGACGTCGACCGAGCTCAGCCCGAGGATCGGTGTCGACGAGATCACCGAGTTGTTCGTCGCCGCCATGCTGCAGCCGGGCGCGACGACCACTCAGAAGCTGCAGAAGATCGGTGCGATCGCGCTGTCGGCCGAGACCGTCCCCGAGTCCGTCCGGCGCGATGTGATCGCCAACCGGCTGCCGAGCCACGATTGGCCGGAGCGCGACGTGCGTATCTCCGCGATCGACACCGCGACAGGCGAACTCGTGTCCTTCGACGCATCGTCGGGGGTCAGCCTCGTCGACGCGGTGGCCGCCAGCTGTGCCGTACCCGGTGCCTGGCCGCCGGTTACGATCGGCGACCGGCGCTACATGGACGGCGGAGTCGGCAGCACCGTCAACATGTCCCTGGCTGCCGACTGCGATGCAGCCGTCGTCCTTGTGCCGCAAGGCAAGTCATCGCCGTCACCGTTCGGCGACGGAACTGCCGCCGAGATCGAGGCGTTCGCCGGCGCGACGTATGCGGTGTTCGCCGACGACGAGGCGCTGGCGGCCTTCGGTCCGAACCCGCTCGATCCCGCATGCCGAGTGCCGTCCGCCTTGGCGGGGCGTCAGCAGGGCAGGCGGGTGGCGGCAGAGGTCGCCGACTTCATCGGTCGCTGA
- a CDS encoding rhodanese-like domain-containing protein, whose protein sequence is MTSVSEASRIDRILDDARARLRRLTAQEVPTALARGAILVDIRPHAQREREGEVSAALVIERNVLEWRCDPTSDARLPQAVDDDVEWVVLCSEGYTSSLAAASLLDLGLHRATDIIGGYHALKAEGVLV, encoded by the coding sequence ATGACGTCAGTCTCGGAGGCTAGCCGCATCGACCGCATCCTGGACGACGCCCGTGCCCGGCTGCGCAGACTGACCGCACAGGAAGTGCCCACTGCGTTGGCCCGCGGCGCGATCCTGGTCGACATCCGGCCGCACGCCCAGCGCGAGCGTGAGGGTGAGGTCTCGGCGGCACTGGTGATCGAACGCAACGTGCTCGAGTGGCGCTGCGACCCGACGAGCGACGCCCGACTGCCGCAGGCCGTGGACGACGACGTCGAATGGGTCGTGCTGTGCTCTGAGGGCTACACCTCGAGCCTGGCCGCGGCGTCTCTGCTCGATCTGGGTCTGCACCGCGCCACTGACATCATCGGCGGCTATCACGCGCTGAAGGCCGAAGGCGTTCTGGTCTAA
- a CDS encoding patatin-like phospholipase family protein translates to MAGKRVALALGSGGARGYAHIGVIDELQDRGYEIVGIAGSSMGALVGGLQAAGKLDDFADWARSLTQRSILRLLDPKITAAGALRAEKILDAVRDILGEVKIEELPIPYTAVSTDLLSGKSVWLQRGPVDHAIRASIAIPGVIAPHVLDGRLLADGGILDPLPMAPIAAANADLTIAVSLAGSEAGGEEPEDSEPRPTAEWLGRVWRSTTALFDAAQSDEAEDKLIEPQKEVPRLGSFEVMNRTIDIAQAALARHTLAAYPPDVLIEVPRTACRSLEFYRASEVIDIGRELTATVLDGLEKPETASAKT, encoded by the coding sequence ATGGCTGGCAAGCGAGTCGCCCTTGCCCTCGGCAGCGGAGGGGCTCGCGGGTACGCCCACATCGGCGTCATCGACGAACTGCAGGACCGCGGTTACGAGATCGTCGGCATCGCGGGATCGTCGATGGGTGCGCTCGTCGGAGGCCTGCAAGCGGCGGGCAAGCTCGACGATTTCGCCGACTGGGCGAGGTCGCTGACCCAGCGCTCCATACTTCGACTTCTCGATCCGAAGATCACGGCCGCCGGGGCGTTGCGCGCCGAGAAGATCCTCGACGCGGTCCGCGACATCCTCGGCGAAGTGAAGATCGAGGAGCTTCCGATCCCCTATACGGCGGTCAGCACCGACCTGCTCTCGGGGAAGTCGGTGTGGCTGCAGCGCGGGCCCGTCGACCACGCGATCCGGGCGTCGATCGCGATCCCGGGAGTGATCGCACCGCATGTGCTCGACGGCCGGCTCCTGGCCGACGGCGGCATCCTCGACCCGCTGCCCATGGCGCCGATAGCCGCCGCCAACGCCGATCTCACGATCGCGGTGAGCCTGGCCGGCAGCGAGGCGGGTGGCGAGGAGCCCGAGGACTCCGAACCCAGGCCCACCGCGGAATGGCTGGGACGTGTGTGGCGCAGTACGACCGCGCTGTTCGACGCGGCCCAGTCCGATGAGGCCGAGGACAAACTCATCGAACCCCAGAAGGAGGTGCCACGGCTCGGCAGCTTCGAGGTGATGAACCGGACGATCGACATCGCGCAGGCGGCGCTGGCCCGTCACACCTTGGCGGCATATCCCCCCGATGTGTTGATCGAGGTGCCGCGGACCGCGTGCCGCAGCCTCGAGTTCTACCGCGCAAGCGAAGTCATCGACATCGGCCGCGAACTTACGGCGACGGTGCTCGACGGGTTGGAGAAGCCCGAGACCGCCTCTGCCAAAACGTGA
- a CDS encoding enoyl-CoA hydratase, producing MTSYETILVTRDDRVGTITLNRPKALNALNSQVMNEVVAAAAEFDNDPGIGAIIVTGSGEKAFAAGADIKEMAQLSFADVFSSDFFAAWGKFAATRTPTIAAVNGYALGGGCELAMMCDILIAADTAKFGQPEIKLGVLPGMGGSQRLTRAIGKAKAMDLILTGRNMDAEEAERAGLVSRVVPADALLDEANKVATTIAGMSLSAARMAKEAVNRAFETTLAEGLLYERRLFHSAFATEDQTEGMNAFTEKRTPNFRHR from the coding sequence ATGACGAGCTACGAAACCATCCTCGTCACGCGCGACGACCGTGTCGGCACCATCACGCTGAACCGGCCGAAGGCGCTCAACGCCCTCAACAGCCAGGTGATGAACGAAGTCGTCGCGGCCGCAGCCGAATTCGACAACGATCCCGGCATCGGCGCGATCATCGTCACCGGCAGCGGTGAGAAGGCGTTCGCGGCGGGTGCGGACATCAAGGAGATGGCCCAGCTCTCGTTCGCCGATGTCTTTTCCTCCGACTTCTTCGCGGCCTGGGGGAAATTCGCCGCCACCCGCACGCCGACCATCGCGGCGGTCAACGGCTACGCGCTCGGCGGCGGCTGTGAACTGGCCATGATGTGCGACATCCTGATCGCCGCCGACACCGCGAAGTTCGGTCAGCCCGAGATCAAACTCGGCGTGCTCCCGGGTATGGGCGGCTCGCAGCGGTTGACGCGCGCCATCGGCAAGGCCAAGGCGATGGACCTGATTCTCACCGGACGCAACATGGACGCCGAGGAGGCCGAGCGCGCCGGCCTGGTCTCTCGCGTCGTGCCCGCCGACGCCCTCCTCGACGAGGCGAACAAGGTCGCCACGACCATCGCCGGGATGTCGCTCTCGGCGGCGCGGATGGCCAAGGAGGCCGTCAACCGGGCGTTCGAAACGACGCTCGCCGAAGGACTGCTCTATGAGCGCAGGCTCTTCCACTCCGCTTTCGCCACCGAGGACCAGACCGAGGGCATGAACGCGTTCACCGAGAAGCGCACACCGAACTTCCGCCACCGTTAA
- a CDS encoding HAD family acid phosphatase, with product MMPGRGFVTAVVTAIGAAAVILASCPAVLAQPPAPPAPIIPSPVQPANVGDLKREAVAYYDSGAYLTNLQQAAAPAIAWINEQAPRVARPAVVFDVDETALSNWEAIKANDFGRFGTGPCDQLPEGPCGWLAWDLSGRSTMIPPTMDVFNTAKERGATIFFITGRDESQRASTERNLLNTGYAGYERLIMEPTGAHYVSAADFKAPQRAAIEAEGYTIIANIGDQPSDLAGGFAQQTYLLPNPFYRIP from the coding sequence ATGATGCCCGGTAGGGGTTTCGTCACCGCCGTCGTCACCGCCATCGGCGCCGCCGCGGTGATCCTCGCGAGCTGTCCGGCCGTGCTCGCCCAGCCTCCCGCACCACCTGCGCCGATCATCCCGTCGCCCGTCCAGCCGGCCAACGTCGGCGACCTCAAGCGCGAGGCCGTCGCGTACTACGACAGCGGTGCCTACCTGACGAACCTGCAGCAGGCCGCCGCGCCCGCGATCGCGTGGATCAACGAGCAGGCCCCGCGCGTCGCCCGCCCGGCGGTGGTGTTCGACGTCGACGAAACCGCGTTGTCGAACTGGGAAGCCATCAAGGCCAACGACTTCGGCCGTTTCGGCACCGGGCCGTGCGACCAGCTGCCCGAGGGACCCTGCGGCTGGCTGGCATGGGACCTGAGCGGGCGGTCGACGATGATTCCACCGACGATGGACGTCTTCAACACTGCGAAAGAGCGCGGCGCGACGATCTTCTTCATCACCGGCCGCGATGAATCTCAGCGCGCCTCCACCGAACGTAATCTGCTGAACACCGGCTACGCCGGATATGAGCGTCTGATCATGGAACCGACTGGCGCCCACTATGTTTCCGCCGCTGACTTCAAGGCGCCGCAGCGGGCCGCGATCGAGGCGGAAGGTTACACGATCATCGCCAACATCGGGGATCAGCCATCCGACCTCGCCGGTGGTTTCGCCCAACAGACCTACCTGCTTCCGAATCCCTTCTACCGCATCCCCTAG